AAATCCAAGTATTTGGCATTTGGGAGCAATATATTTGGAGATCGACATCAAAGATTGGTATATTTGGGCTTTCTCCTGGAGTGTTTTGGTAAATTTCGTCTTCATACAAATAACACACTCCTAGATATTTTGCCACTTTCTCTAAAATTACTGCTTCTGGGAAAGGTTTACGAACAAAATCCTCGCACCCTGCTGATAGCACGATCGCTTTTTCTGTTTCTAAAGCGCTGGCAGTTAAGGCAATAATGACGGTTGCTTGACCTTTTAAGTGAGATTTATTTTTAGTCCGCGCAGGCGGACTTTGATTATGTAGCTGCGGTTTCAACCGCCAGCGTCAAAAATGGGTTATCTATACGGATTTGGTATGACTATCTATAACGGATACCATCACAGTCCCCGATGTGGCTAATCATAAAGGTTTAGCTACCGATCCAGTAGCTTATTTTGCGGCAACAGAAAATCAAGATTTGGGTATTGTTAAAACGCTCCGAAAATCGTCAATACGAATATCTAAAACCTAGTTTAAATTGAGAATCATCAGTTATTGACTGTAAGTTATTCCCAAAAGAATCTTCATTATAGTCAATAATCCGACGTTGAAAACCTATTTCAACAACCGATTTATTTGGTTTATTCCCCAGCAAAAGGCTACCTTTAATACCATAAGTAATATTGTCATTAATTGACCCGGCTGCTGCATTTACAGAAAATGTTTTTCCTAACTTAACTCCCAAATTTACTTGAGTTCCATAAGTTGAATCAGGCAAAATACCGCTAATATATTGGGTGGCTCCTAAATTAAAGTCTCCCAATTTAGCATTAAAACCTATTGACAAAGTGTTAGGTCTAAGAACCGTACCAAATTCAGTTTCAGCACCACCAAAAACATAATTAGAATTAACAAATAAATTAATATTAGAGTTACGCCCTATTTTTAAAGGAGTAACCAATCCCAATCCGATGTGACTGGGATAATCTAAATCTGCCTTACTATAATATCTTGCTGTAGCAGACAAGCTCAGGTTTTGCCATTTTTTCGTATAGTCAGCACCTAAATAAGCATTAATATTATCGCCGAAAATCGCCCCCGCCATATATCTAATAGATTCATTATTATGTGTTTGATTGTACGAATAAGATATGCTGGGGAAATAACTATAAGTTCTCGTATCTCGAATTTTAGTTACGCTATCAACATCTCTAATCAAAAAATCTAAATGGGATTGACTATATATGTGAGGATTTAATGAAAATATGTTTTGATTTATTAAACTATTGCGAAGAGTATCACTATTAATACCTCCTTCTCCTCCGGCTGATAAAACAGTTATTTCAGAACCAGTTGGAACCAAAAATTTTTCGCTAGTCACAGAGCGATCGCCTACAGGTGATAAACCGATCCAAAAACCACTATATTCAGCACCAGAATGCGGTTGATTTTTCCTGGGGTTATTGGCTCTTCCTTCCTCGTAAGTACCTACAGTTAAACTATTATTAGGAATATAAAAATTATTGGCTGCTTGATATAAATTGATATTAATAGCTGTTTTGGGCTTTCCTTTTGAACCATCTAAATTGGGATTAACTTTCGGGATAACTCTAGCTAAAGCTTGAACGCCGCTATTCAAAGCAAAGTTTGGATCGCCAGGAATTAACCAAAATCCTCGACGATTGCGTCCCAAAACTTGTTCGGTAGCATTTGATTTAAAAACTTGATCTACTTCTGTTAATCCAAGTGGCTGAACGATTGTAGTGATTTCATCTCGCTCGATTGTTGATTGATTACTTTGACTATTGCCAGAAATACTACCAGCATTAGGAAGATATAAGTTAATAGCAAAGGGAGTATCTTGAAACCCAGGTTGAAACATTGATGCAGCGATTTCATCTGATACGCGATCGCCAAATTTAGTGGTTTGGATAACTTTAGTAGGAGTTAAAAGTTTAGGATTGTAGCTACTTTCATCAAAGCGCAAACCTGGCAAAAAAGTACACCAATTACCTGCTTCTGCTTTAGCAATTAAAGCACAGTCACCAATTAATGAAGTTTTCAACCGAAAACCAATAGTAGTAATCGGATCTTTTCTCGTTAATTCTATTGTTCTTTCTTGAGCAAAAGGCAGGGTTTGTAAATATG
The sequence above is drawn from the Merismopedia glauca CCAP 1448/3 genome and encodes:
- a CDS encoding hybrid sensor histidine kinase/response regulator, whose product is MKPQLHNQSPPARTKNKSHLKGQATVIIALTASALETEKAIVLSAGCEDFVRKPFPEAVILEKVAKYLGVCYLYEDEIYQNTPGESPNIPIFDVDLQIYCSQMPNTWISQLHQAATLADNDLIAELVKAIPATNAPLTQALMSLVDSFGYNQIMILTQEILE